In one Pseudomonas sp. SG20056 genomic region, the following are encoded:
- the rimK gene encoding 30S ribosomal protein S6--L-glutamate ligase, with translation MKIAVLSRNPRLYSTRRLVEAGQLRGHEMVVIDTLRAYMNIASHKPQIHYRGKPLEGFDAVIPRIGASVTFYGCAVLRQFEMMGVFPLNESVAIARSRDKLRSLQLLSRRGIGLPVTGFAHSPDDIADLIDMVNGAPLVIKVLEGTQGIGVVLCETATAAESVIEAFMGLKQDIMVQEYIKEAGGADIRCFVVGDKVIAAMKRQAKPGEFRSNLHRGGSASLIKITPEERMTAIRAAKVMGLSVAGVDILRSNHGPLVMEVNSSPGLEGIETTTGKDVASLVIQHLEKNSGPHLTRTKGKG, from the coding sequence ATGAAGATCGCCGTGCTGTCGCGCAACCCGCGCCTGTATTCCACCCGCCGCCTGGTAGAAGCCGGGCAACTGCGGGGCCACGAGATGGTGGTGATCGACACCCTGCGTGCCTATATGAACATTGCCAGCCACAAGCCGCAGATCCACTACCGCGGCAAGCCGCTGGAAGGCTTCGATGCGGTTATCCCACGGATTGGCGCGTCGGTGACGTTTTACGGCTGCGCGGTGCTGCGCCAGTTCGAGATGATGGGCGTATTCCCGCTTAACGAGTCGGTGGCCATCGCCCGCTCGCGGGACAAGCTGCGCTCGCTGCAATTGCTGTCTCGTCGCGGCATCGGCCTGCCGGTGACCGGTTTCGCTCACTCCCCGGATGACATCGCCGACCTGATCGACATGGTCAATGGCGCGCCGCTGGTGATCAAGGTGCTGGAAGGCACCCAGGGCATCGGTGTGGTGCTGTGTGAAACGGCGACGGCGGCCGAATCGGTGATCGAGGCCTTCATGGGCCTCAAGCAGGACATCATGGTGCAGGAATACATCAAGGAAGCCGGCGGCGCGGATATCCGCTGCTTTGTGGTCGGTGACAAGGTGATTGCGGCGATGAAGCGTCAGGCCAAGCCTGGCGAATTCCGCTCCAACCTGCACCGTGGCGGCAGCGCCAGCCTGATCAAGATCACCCCGGAAGAACGCATGACCGCCATCCGTGCGGCCAAAGTGATGGGGCTGAGCGTGGCCGGGGTGGATATCCTGCGCTCCAACCATGGCCCGCTGGTGATGGAAGTGAACTCGTCGCCGGGCCTGGAAGGCATTGAAACCACCACCGGCAAAGATGTCGCCAGCCTGGTGATTCAGCATCTGGAGAAAAACAGCGGCCCGCACCTGACGCGCACCAAGGGCAAGGGCTGA
- a CDS encoding ATP-dependent zinc protease, which produces MVGLRAKIDTGASTSSLHASDIQPFDRDGEPWVRFTAHLGTVVQRRHRCEAQLVSVKTIKSSNGHSQSRYVIRTPLTLGEREWPVEFTLTCRKTMRYRVLLGSKALIAGQLLVNPALTYVQNKPTLADPSGDQ; this is translated from the coding sequence ATGGTCGGCCTGCGCGCCAAGATTGATACCGGGGCCAGCACCTCCAGCCTGCATGCCAGCGATATTCAACCGTTCGACCGCGATGGCGAGCCTTGGGTGCGCTTTACCGCCCACCTCGGCACAGTGGTGCAGCGTCGGCATCGCTGCGAGGCACAACTGGTTTCAGTGAAAACCATCAAAAGCTCCAATGGCCACAGTCAGTCGCGCTATGTGATTCGCACCCCTCTGACCCTGGGCGAACGCGAATGGCCGGTCGAATTCACCCTGACCTGCCGCAAAACCATGCGCTACCGCGTGCTGCTTGGCTCCAAGGCACTGATTGCCGGGCAGTTGCTGGTCAACCCAGCGCTGACCTATGTACAAAACAAACCCACCCTTGCTGACCCTTCTGGTGACCAATGA